ctggatgggctgtAAGGTCCCTTGcatcccaaaccactctgggattctgtgaagaGTCTGAGACAAATTTTAATCAATCTGTGCTCCTCAGCTATGCACAAAGTGTTAATTCCCAGCTGATAAGAGACCCAGAGCTTTTCCCTGGCCAGCCGTGGtgagggctgagctgagctgctgccaccatcagctgctcagctggagtTTGTAACAGGCACTAAATGCACCTGCATTTGCAGAGAGCCTGCTCTGGACatcccccccggctgcccccaCCTCCTCTCGCTGAGTGCCGCAGCTCCTGCCCCCTGCTCAGGCTCTGAGGATGCCCAGGAGAGCAGGCGGCTGCTGGGATCCTAGAGAGAGACCTGGAATCCACTGGTGAGTTTTCTGACGGCCTCAGGGCAGGTGAAACATCATTTCATCTTCAGTGTCCAACGTCCCTCAGGGGAGGAGAGACATtgagcgtgtccagggaagggaacagagctggggaaggggctcagcctggagaaaaggaggctcaacAGGGGGAccttcccagggaacagggagaggacaaatggaaatggcctcaagctgtgccaggggaggctcagggtggacagcagcaggaatttccccatggaaagggagctcaggccttggcaggggctgcccagggaggtttggagtgcccatccctggaggtgtcccaggaagggctggaggtggcactcagtgctctgggctggggacaaggtgggcatcgggcacagctgggcctggctgggctgggagggcttttccagcctcagggatcctgggattaTGTGATTCAGGTTTTCTCTCTTATTTGAGCCTctgaatttcttcctttccatttaATCTTGTTGGAGCTGAGAAGTACAAATGGCATTTCCTTCCCTCGGGGCTGGTTTGGATAATTGACCCGCAGATCTCGCTGATAAAGCTCCCTAAAACATCACACACTCTGCCAAGCTGAAAGCAAAGGGGAAGGAATCAACACAGACTCACGTAATGGGGCTGCTTCTCCTCTCTGAGGGAGATGTTCTCTCTCGTGGTCCCACCGCATTCAGTTCAGCACAAACATTGGCTTTTCCCTGCCTTCATCTCACGCCCCCTccatcctcccttccctctcctgccgGCTGTCTCATCCCTGCAGGAACCAGCACGGCCAAGGCTGCTCCATCACTGCCatggggagcagccagccccGTTCCCAGGGTGATCGCCAGGGCTCCATCCCACCTCTCCTCCTACCCCGGGCAGGAACACACAGCCTGGTcttgtctgtgctgctgagaagCTTTGGGGCACCTGCCAACGGGCTGAGCACcaaatttcctgaaaattttgGCATTTAAAAGGGACTGCAATAGGGGGAAACACTTACATGTCCTACTTCTGTCCCTCGTTGTCTGCTGCTGTACACAGCCCTGGCGATGGTGATCCCGAGGCTGGTCCACTGTGGCTTTTCCTTCACTGatcacagagtcatggaatcccagtttgggttgggagggaccttaaagcccatccagtgccacccctgccatgggcagggacacctcccactgtcccaggctgctccaagccccaatgtccagcctggccttggacactgccagggatccaggggcagccccagctgctctgggcaccctgtgccagggcctgcccaccctcccagagaACAATCCCTTCCTAATATCTATttagaaattaggaagaaatgaTCTAATATCTTTCTCATATCTGATTGATGGGATAGTCTCAAATGagtgcagctgctcagggctttttGGCTCCCAGGAGcctgccctccccaccctgtgccagctgggatGTCTCCTAGCAGGGCTTTTATTCCAAGATACTTTAATTTCCAGACCCTTGGACCACTGGAGCAGTGAGATGTCCTCTTCCAACAGGACTGGGTCCAGCTCCCTGGCCTTCATCCTCACGGGCATTCCCGGGGTGGCAGTGAGTAGCCCCTGGGTGGCcctgcccctgtgctgcctgtacctgctcatgctgctggggaactgctgcctgctctgggccatcagggcagagcaCGCCCTGCACGCCCCCATGTACCAGCTCCTGTCCATGCTGGCCCTGGCAGACCTGGGGCTGTCCCTCTGCACCCTGCCCACCGTGCTGGCCGTGTTCTGCGTCCCGGCCACCTCGCTCCCCTTCCAGGCCTGCCTTGCCCAGATGTACTTCATCCACACCTTCTCGGCCATTGAGTCCGGGGTCCTGGTGGCCATGGCCTTCGACCGCTTCGTGGCCATCTGCCACCCCCTGCGCTACGGCTCCGTGCTGAGCGGCTCCCTggtggccagggcaggggtgctGATCGTCCTGCGGGGCACCTGCCTGGTGCTGCCCGTCGCTGCTCTCATGGCGAGGATGCCGTTCTGCAGGGCCCGCGTTCTGTCCCACTCCTTCTGCCTGCACCAGGACATGCTGAGGCTGGCGTGCGGGGACGTGCGGCCCAGCAGCTGGTACGGGCTGAGCGCCGTGATCCTCACCAAGGGCCTGGACTCGCTGGCCATCCTCCTGTCCTACGTGCTCATCCTCAGGGCCATCCTGGGCACCATCTCCCCGGGGGCGCGAGCCAAAGCCTTCAGCACCTGCATCTGCCACCTCTGCGCCGTCCTGCTCTTCTACATCCCGCTCATCAGCCTGTCCGTCATCCACAGGTTTGGGAAGCACCTGCCCCCCCTCGCCCCCACGCTCCTGGCTGATGCCTGCCTGCTGGTCCCCCCCTGTCCTGAACCCCCTCGtgtacagctggaaaacaaagcagatcCGCAGGCGgatcctcctgctgctctgctggagaggGACCCAGCAGCAGGGCTAGCCCCAGAGTGCCCCAAAGCTGGACTCCTCCCTCTTTCCTCTCCACACTGGAGTCCCAGAGTGGCAATTTCCTAATGCCAGTCTCCTCCTTCTGTTCCTCTCCAGACTGGTTGCTCATGGGCAATATCTCTCCTGGAGAAAATCCCTTGTGttccttcccatccctgtcACCTCTCTGCAGCAcggctctgctcctctccacagAGGGATGGGTTATGACAATCCACACTATCCCCCTCCCGTTTTGGGATGCTCCACTCTCCGAAGGGCTGCGAGAGGCCAGAGCTGGTGTGGCCTTGTGGCAAagctgccctccctgcaggcGGAGGAGAGACaaggctgctgggagcaggcttTCACTGGAATTCACTGCCAAGAGGGGGTTTGGTCTCTGCAGAAATACAGACAGTGTTACCAGActtgtgtttttatttgcaatatCCCTGTTCAGTCCAGGACATGAGACCGTCAGTTCCCAGAGTTGTGTGACCCTCTGAGACTCCTTAGCCTTCATTGTACAGCCAATGTGAGCCACATCTTTGCAGTTAGGGAGACAAGAACTCGCCTGTGGACACAAACCCAGAAATCTGAGTACCTGGGACACAAACCCAGAAACGTGACTGTGGTGTCCTTGAGGGGTCTGCAAGGGGAGTGTGTGGTTTTTCCTGACTCATGATACCATCTCAGCCTATAACCCTTCTGGGAACATCAGGAAAATCCCTCCCCGCCATCCCAGGTTATGATCCCAATGaggacaggctgctctgagTGGAGCTCCAGGGTACCCTGGGTGTGCAGTGCCATCCAAAGGCGTCCTGTGATGTGTGGGGTGGTTGTGCACGGCCACAGTCCCTTAGGCACACTCGAGATGCACAGGTGACATGTTTCACAcctgggctgctgggctgccccTCTCAGAGCACCCAGTGGTCACTGAGGAGCCTCCACCCCATCCCCAGGCAATCCCTCCTGACTAACCACACCTGGAATTGTGTAAAATAATCCTCCCTGCAAGGAAAATCCCCGTGACTTTGTCCTGTCTGCAGGGTCCTGCCAGgccctttcctcctttctgcctccacagcagtgCCTTGAGtcttccctggggctgctctcctCCTCTGGGATATCTCAGCCCAAcctgctcctcatccctgtAGCTGAGTGgacaaggaggagaaaaggaaagggaaaccacagaatcccagactggcttgggttgggagggacgctaaagctcatcccatcccacccctgccatagcagggacacctctcactgtcccaggctgctccaagccccaatgtccagcctggccttgggcactgccagggatccaggggcagccccagctgctctgggcaccctgtgccagagcctgcccaccctcccagggaacaattcctgcccaatctcccatccagccctgccctctggcactgggaagccattccctggctcctggccctccagcccttgtccccagtccctctccagctctcctggagcccctttaggccctgcaaggggctctgagctctccctggatccttcccttccccagctgagcacccccagctctcccagcctggctccagagcagaggggctccagccctggagcagctccggggcctcctctgggctctgtccagcagctccatgtccctgttttggggccccagagctggacacactCCAGGCAgggtctcatgagagcagagaagaggggcagaatcccctccctcgcccTTCTGCCCTCGTGTGGGATGACCCAGGGTATGGGTCATGCCCTGTGCTCCCTTGTGGCTCTCCCTCACTCCCATCCTGACTGCTCCCCCCAAACCCGGCTGTTCTCCAGCTGTTCCCAACTCACAGCAATTCGCAGTCTCCATTTAATCATTGACAGCACCTCTACTCTTCCCAGCATTCGctgtttgctttgctctgtTTGACTTTCCATAGCATCGCCCAAAGCAATAATGGACAGACCAATTTTTCTACAAGTGCTTTCCAGCTGTCGCTGCCTTTCCCCACCTGAACTTCCTCAGCCCTGGACCTGCACACTGTATTTGCCATCCCAAAATTCCATTTTGCCAGCAGACAGTAGGAGCTGTCAGCTTCCTCTTCACACCAGCATCGGCACACAGGGGGTGGTTCAGGGGCTCCAGGATGCTCACAGGAATGTGAAGcttctgctctggagccaggctggcagagctgggggtgctcacctggagaagggaaggatccagggagagctcagagccccttgcagagactaaaggggctccaggagagctgcagagggactggggacaagggctgtaccttggtttgagacaaatttggaggaaaaggtCCGAAATGAACGTCCCCCTGTtagaaggcagatttcagcagctcctcccccaccaggttcggaaAGAaattcctcggaggaaagtgaaaaaaacgctatttatttaacaagcaaagTGCATGCAGGCACGGAAAAGAGAATgaacctctcgctgtggagaagaAACCTGGgtagatttcagagtcctttctgtgggtgtggctctgctctctctggagcCGGGGCTCGGCGCGGGCTTCCCGGTGATGGCGATCCGGACCGCAGCAGAACAGTCCCAAGAAAAgtttcttgcctcagctagcaGGCTAGCTACAAAGCAAAGAGTTTTAACTCTCCGTCTCCCTCCTGAGAAAAGGAGCcgagagctgggaaaaagcaggaaggtgctttccTCGGCtctgtagcagcagcagcagcagcagcgcaggGGACCGTGTGTGTCCTTGAGCACAAACCGCTCTGAAAAATTCGCCTGGctgctctcccccctctcctgagaaacagcttaaagacacaggaaggcacaggattcatgtctggcgcaggattcatgtctggcaCAGGGCAGACCATAGGGAACACAGCATCAAACAGTCACCCCCGGACAGGCTGGaaggacaggacccagggaatgacttcccagtgccagagggcagggctggatgggagattgggcaggaattgttccctgggagggtgggcaggccctggcacagggtgcccagagcagctggggctgcccctggatccctggcagtgcccaaggccagtgctggacattggggcttggagcagcctgggacagtgggaggtgtcccttgccatggcaggggtggcactggatgggcctgtgaggtcctttccaacccacaCCTTTTTATGATGATGAAGAAACGACACTGCCTCACTCCATTCTTATTCTGATCAACTTTTGTGTTTTGTACCCATCTCACAGTTCAGTCCCA
This Corvus moneduloides isolate bCorMon1 chromosome 2, bCorMon1.pri, whole genome shotgun sequence DNA region includes the following protein-coding sequences:
- the LOC116440438 gene encoding LOW QUALITY PROTEIN: olfactory receptor 51G2-like (The sequence of the model RefSeq protein was modified relative to this genomic sequence to represent the inferred CDS: deleted 1 base in 1 codon) → MSSSNRTGSSSLAFILTGIPGVAVSSPWVALPLCCLYLLMLLGNCCLLWAIRAEHALHAPMYQLLSMLALADLGLSLCTLPTVLAVFCVPATSLPFQACLAQMYFIHTFSAIESGVLVAMAFDRFVAICHPLRYGSVLSGSLVARAGVLIVLRGTCLVLPVAALMARMPFCRARVLSHSFCLHQDMLRLACGDVRPSSWYGLSAVILTKGLDSLAILLSYVLILRAILGTISPGARAKAFSTCICHLCAVLLFYIPLISLSVIHRFGKHLPPLAPTLLADACLLVPPVLNPLVYSWKTKQIRRRILLLLCWRGTQQQG